A window of Pectobacterium carotovorum genomic DNA:
GACTGTTGCCCATCGCGTGTGCGTATTCGCAAAGAATGAGTGGCCGATGTTCGTCCGGCATGCTGACCCATTTGGTGATTGACCATTTGGGTACGCTGGGGAAGGGCTGGTCTTCATCAACGCGGGCGTACATAGGGCACACAATGTCGGTTGCACGGCTATTGGCGCCGCCGCCTTCGTAATGCACGGGGCGAGTCGGATCGTGGCGTTTGATCCATTGATAAAGCGCATCATGGTTTGCGCCGTAGCCGGATTCATTTCCCAATGACCAGATAATGATGCAGGGATGATTGCGGTCGCGCTGTACCATCCTTGATACGCGTTCGCTGTAAGCCGGCAGCCAGACGGGATCGTCCGACAGACGATTCATCGGCTGCATGCCGTGCGTCTCAATGTTCGCTTCATCTACAACATACAGACCGTAGCGATCGCACAGCCGATACCACAGCGGATGGTTAGGATAATGTGAGCAGCGTACGGCGTTAAAATTATGCTGTTTCATCAGTATAATATCGTGCCGCATCGTGTCTTCATCCATGACTTGACCGTGCTGTGGGTGATGTTCGTGACGGTTAACCCCGCGGATCAGCAGCGGTTGACCGTTCAGCAGCAGCAGGCCGCTGCGGATTTCAACTTTTCTGAAACCGACATCATAGGCTTCCGCTTCGACTAGCTTACCTTCCGCCGTTTCCAATGCAATGACGGCACGATACAGGTGCGGCTGTTCGGCGCTCCACAGGTCGGGCTGTGGCACGTCGATGCGGAGAAAAGATTTGTCATGATAGGCACCGCGCTCATCGACAATATCGCTGCCGAACGCCTGTCGCGTACCACCGATGAGCTTATTACCACGCCAAAGCTGTGCGTGGATGCGATGGTTTTTGGCCTCAGCTTCAGAGAACGTTGCCTTCACCTGAATATCCAGCGTGCCGTGGCGGAAATCGGCGCTGAGCGGCGTCGTTAGTTGGATATCGCTGAGGTGAACCGCCGGTTTATGCAGAAGCGTGACGTCGCGGAAAATACCGCTCATACGCCACATGTCCTGATCTTCCAGATAGCTGCCGTCAGACCAGCGTAGCACCATCACCGCCAGCCGATTCTCTCCGGTCGTCAGATAGCGACCGAGATCAAACTCCGCAGGCAGGCGACTATCCTGCGAATATCCCACCCAGTGGCCGTTACACCAGAGGTAAAACGCGGAGTTAACGCCATCAAAAATAATCCGCGTTTGTCCGCGACTGATCCAGTCGTGGTTGACCTTAAAAGTGAGCGAGTAACAACCTGTAGGATTGTCTTCTGGAACATAGGGTGGGTTGACGGGGATCGGGTATTTTACGTTGGTGTAAATCGGGGTGTCATAGCCCTGTAGCTGCCAATTGGCAGGCACCGGAATGGTGTCTGAATCAGGCAGATCCTGCTGTAACCAGCTTTCCGGTACGGCTTCTGGGCGGGTGAAATAGCTAAACGTCCATTCACCATTCAGACGACGAAGCCGCTGAGATGGCTCATCTTGTTGTGCAGCAGCCATGCTACGCCAGCTGTTGAACGGTGGGTGAGCAGGGAGCCGCTGATAGTGAGTATAGGCTGGGTTTTCCCAATCACGTCGGGCAAGAATTTCTTGCAGCGTGGCGCGATGGCGTGCTGGATACGGTAAAACGGTATCGCTCATGATGGCTTGGCTCCTGAACGTTTTTGAGTCTACCTTTGTGATTG
This region includes:
- a CDS encoding beta-galactosidase, with translation MSDTVLPYPARHRATLQEILARRDWENPAYTHYQRLPAHPPFNSWRSMAAAQQDEPSQRLRRLNGEWTFSYFTRPEAVPESWLQQDLPDSDTIPVPANWQLQGYDTPIYTNVKYPIPVNPPYVPEDNPTGCYSLTFKVNHDWISRGQTRIIFDGVNSAFYLWCNGHWVGYSQDSRLPAEFDLGRYLTTGENRLAVMVLRWSDGSYLEDQDMWRMSGIFRDVTLLHKPAVHLSDIQLTTPLSADFRHGTLDIQVKATFSEAEAKNHRIHAQLWRGNKLIGGTRQAFGSDIVDERGAYHDKSFLRIDVPQPDLWSAEQPHLYRAVIALETAEGKLVEAEAYDVGFRKVEIRSGLLLLNGQPLLIRGVNRHEHHPQHGQVMDEDTMRHDIILMKQHNFNAVRCSHYPNHPLWYRLCDRYGLYVVDEANIETHGMQPMNRLSDDPVWLPAYSERVSRMVQRDRNHPCIIIWSLGNESGYGANHDALYQWIKRHDPTRPVHYEGGGANSRATDIVCPMYARVDEDQPFPSVPKWSITKWVSMPDEHRPLILCEYAHAMGNSLGGFARYWQAFRQYPRLQGGFIWDWVDQALTRRDEQGNAYWAYGGDFGDMPNDRQFCLDGLVFPDRTPHPSLYEAQRAQQHIQFVWQAESPCELHITSEYLFRHTDNEQLNWSITLNDKMLAEGSLPLTLAPQATQTLTLLEALPTVDRAGELWLNVEVVQPKATAWSEANHRCAWDQWQLPTPLHLPEALCSGQRKPPVLHSSDAYFDIIQGEQRWRFNRQSGWLEQWWTADTPTLLTPLQDQFVRAPLDNDIGISEVDRIDPRAWAERWKSAGLYQLQTQCVAIQADQLADAVHIATEHVFRHAGQILLRSKKRWQIDAHGVMTVDIDVDAATILPSLARVGLSCQLADIAPQVSWVGLGPHENYPDRQLAAQHGYWNLPLDDLHTPYIFPTENGLRCNTRSLAYGKWIITGNFHFGLSRYGLAQLMTCTHHHLLEKEKGVWLNLDGFHMGIGGDDSWSPSVHRDDLLTATHYHYRVALQHHQPY